Proteins encoded by one window of Candidatus Omnitrophota bacterium:
- a CDS encoding alcohol dehydrogenase catalytic domain-containing protein — protein MAAMMAAQVFYEPEKMEFKDMAVPAPGADEIRVRVNACGICGSDIAYYFGQSSLETPNGKGPLVLGHEFCGVVDDVGAIPEKLGLFQKGDRVVLDPVQYCNACEICKRGMPNLCEKKSVLGVSTNGGFAEYCLSNYTGVHKIPDNVSFEQAALTEPLACATYGVQNMQIKLGDFAVVLGAGVIGSLMLQLIKSSGAGKVLIVDTVDYRLDIAKKLGVDYAFNTLEKDSPYYIPDLKQKIQELTGGRFADACIVATGNVSAMEQALAITGRRARIVYFGLPADDAVVRVPALQSIFWDKTIRFSWLAPLTWPTALQAIANGLVNVDMIRSHNFALKDLIPGIAEARGRAGKAMKVVINP, from the coding sequence ATGGCTGCGATGATGGCTGCGCAAGTTTTTTACGAACCGGAAAAAATGGAATTCAAGGATATGGCGGTTCCCGCTCCCGGCGCCGACGAAATCCGCGTGCGCGTGAACGCCTGCGGCATCTGCGGATCGGATATCGCTTACTATTTCGGGCAGAGTTCCCTCGAAACGCCTAACGGTAAAGGCCCGCTGGTCTTAGGCCACGAATTCTGCGGCGTCGTGGACGATGTGGGCGCCATTCCCGAAAAACTGGGGCTTTTCCAAAAAGGCGACCGTGTGGTTCTCGATCCCGTCCAATACTGCAACGCATGTGAAATCTGCAAACGGGGCATGCCCAATCTCTGCGAGAAAAAGTCGGTTCTCGGAGTCTCCACCAATGGCGGCTTCGCCGAATACTGCCTCTCCAATTACACTGGCGTGCATAAAATCCCCGATAACGTCTCTTTCGAACAAGCCGCTCTTACCGAACCGCTGGCTTGCGCTACCTACGGCGTGCAGAATATGCAGATCAAACTGGGCGATTTCGCCGTCGTGTTGGGTGCAGGAGTCATTGGTTCTCTTATGCTGCAACTGATCAAGTCGTCCGGCGCGGGCAAGGTTCTTATCGTCGACACGGTGGATTATCGCCTCGACATCGCCAAGAAACTAGGCGTCGATTACGCCTTTAATACGCTCGAGAAAGATTCTCCCTACTACATCCCTGACTTGAAACAAAAAATCCAGGAACTTACCGGCGGCAGATTCGCCGACGCTTGCATCGTCGCCACCGGCAACGTCTCCGCGATGGAGCAGGCTCTGGCCATTACCGGCCGCCGCGCCCGCATCGTCTACTTCGGGCTGCCCGCCGATGACGCCGTTGTCCGCGTTCCCGCGTTGCAGTCGATCTTTTGGGATAAAACCATCCGCTTCTCCTGGCTGGCGCCTCTGACTTGGCCTACTGCCCTGCAAGCCATTGCCAACGGCCTCGTCAACGTCGATATGATTCGTTCCCACAATTTCGCGTTAAAAGACCTGATTCCCGGCATAGCCGAAGCGCGTGGGCGCGCTGGCAAAGCGATGAAAGTCGTAATTAATCCCTGA